One segment of Setaria viridis chromosome 4, Setaria_viridis_v4.0, whole genome shotgun sequence DNA contains the following:
- the LOC117853264 gene encoding uncharacterized protein, protein MAAPAGGDSRPLPPSPSSKGKAKMDDEAEAEGSGKMCGICYVDGRQAIRGELDCCAHYFCFVCIMAWGRVESRCPFCKARFRTIRRPPVPGRFPDERIVTVPERNQVYHPQGNGSSTVGVDPYAETICTVCNGSRDDELLLLCELCDAAAHTYCAGLGTTVPEGDWFCKDCATVREEQLRWLAENEGRGAQDEFEVSIDVLRAEPVAAPSVRDVVDELECDPDRAGVGNGRLSMDDQVPSIYDIVDDDFPTVGGIGRRPGKNTEDLPSQGASSAGSQHPGLTKGRDNGLGAYHACIRLEVERARTLRNSRNLDKRIRELRENWAALRDGSVGFAPRVPNGRGKDTGSTSAATDHQRHRQTTPATASYRNGAPATSAQQPRPSPEETSTSLGHSKKVSHKDARDAHKAWKRLEIAKTSGGRKISSKPASLSCSTPFSMGNRSTSYSPIDSVLGQKNGNLPNKVSQHNRANCGQGTEMESTPPTEYTAERRSLPEDRHAWVHERTISFWNRINEESLNGKVDSSTQDQHVDQPLASSCSTGGLEKSKSGMLHPLKCSSSSGQSPVISSLQLGPRAGSQSTMMVNPEEPSAVCAATTNEIGSAATTEVRKSSRADRHERKRKHSSEKCSDEGPKRSRSACKIAKSEISSLAVRELKLLKIDKTHGSETFKEVARTATHTVLASCGFEHSPSQSLALSRLVCKHSPKVKAQKSSAIIDSCRECLHSSVKEAISLALLGRHMDQTGASC, encoded by the exons AtggccgcgcccgccggcggcgactcCCGGCCcctcccgccgtcgccgtcttccaagggcaaggccaagatggacgacgaggcggaggcggagggctcGGGGAAGATGTGCGGCATCTGCTACGTCGACGGCCGGCAGGCCATCCGCGGCGAGCTCGACTGCTGCGCCCACTACTTCTGCTTCGTCTGCATCATGGCCTGGGGCCGCGTCGAGTCCCGCTGCCCCTTCTGCAAGGCCCGCTTCCGCAccatccgccgcccgcccgtccccgGCCGGTTCCCCGACGAGCGCATCGTCACCGTCCCCGAGCGCAACCAG GTATACCATCCGCAGGGCAACGGGAGCAGCACGGTGGGCGTGGATCCTTACGCGGAAACCATCTGCACCGTGTGCAACGGCTCCAGGGAcgacgagctgctgctgctctgcgaGCTCTGCGACGCGGCCGCGCACACCTACTGCGCCGGGCTGGGGACCACTGTGCCGGAGGGGGACTGGTTCTGCAAGGACTGCGCGACGGTCAGGGAGGAGCAGTTGAGGTGGCTGGCTGAGAATGAGGGCCGGGGAGCTCAGGATGAATTTGAGGTCAGCATCGATGTTCTGAGAGCGGAGCCAGTTGCTGCCCCTTCTGTTCGTGATGTTGTGGATGAGTTGGAGTGTGATCCAGACAGGGCTGGTGTGGGAAACGGTAGGCTTTCCATGGATGACCAGGTTCCTTCCATTTATGACATTGTGGATGATGATTTTCCTACCGTTGGGGGGATCGGTAGGAGGCCTGGAAAGAACACTGAAGATCTTCCATCACAGGGTGCTTCATCAGCTGGATCTCAGCATCCTGGATTGACCAAGGGACGAGATAATGGTCTTGGGGCGTATCATGCTTGCATCCGCCTTGAAGTTGAGAGAGCTAGAACACTACGCAACTCCCGCAATCTTGATAAGCGCATAAGGGAGCTGCGGGAGAACTGGGCTGCCCTGCGTGATGGTTCTGTGGGGTTTGCTCCACGTGTGCCTAATGGAAGAGGGAAAGATACTGGTTCCACTTCTGCTGCTACCGATCATCAGCGTCACCGTCAAACGACGCCTGCAACTGCCAGCTACAGAAATGGTGCTCCTGCTACTTCTGCTCAGCAGCCAAGACCTTCCCCTGAGGAAACTAGTACCTCACTAGGACACAGTAAAAAAGTCTCGCACAAGGACGCTCGTGATGCCCATAAGGCATGGAAAAGGTTGGAGATCGCAAAAACTTCTGGTGGGAGGAAGATATCTAGCAAACCTGCCTCCCTTAGCTGCAGCACCCCATTTTCCATGGGGAACAGATCAACTTCTTACAGTCCTATTGATTCAGTTTTGGGACAAAAGAATGGTAACCTGCCTAATAAGGTGTCTCAACACAATAGAGCAAACTGTGGTCAGGGTACAGAAATGGAAAGTACACCACCCACAGAATACACAGCAGAACGCCGTAGCTTGCCTGAGGACAGACATGCATGGGTTCATGAAAGGACAATTTCTTTTTGGAATCGAATAAATGAGGAAAGTCTAAATGGTAAAGTTGACTCATCAACTCAAGATCAACATGTTGATCAACCGTTAGCATCTTCATGTAGTACAGGCGGATTAGAGAAATCCAAATCAGGCATGCTGCATCCACTGAAGTGCAGTTCATCATCCGGTCAGTCCCCTGTGATATCATCACTACAGTTGGGGCCTAGGGCTGGGAGCCAATCTACTATGATGGTAAACCCTGAGGAACCCTCAGCTGTTTGTGCTGCAACAACCAATGAAATAGGTAGTGCTGCAACCACTGAAGTTAGAAAAAGTTCTAGAGCAGACCGTCATGAGCGGAAGAGGAAACACAGTTCTGAAAAATGCAGTGATGAAGGACCCAAAAGATCCAGGTCAGCCTGTAAAATTGCAAAAAGTGAGATTTCTTCGCTGGCTGTTCGCGAGCTGAAACTACTCAAGATAGACAAGACGCATG GCTCTGAAACCTTCAAGGAAGTTGCTCGGACAGCAACACATACTGTCTTGGCTTCCTGCGGATTTGAGCATTCGCCATCGCAGTCCCTTGCACTCTCAAGACTGGTCTGCAAGCACAGCCCCAAAGTCAAAGCGCAGAAGTCATCAGCGATAATCGATTCTTGCAGAGAATGCTTGCATAGCTCTGTGAAAGAAGCCATCAGCTTAGCGTTGTTGGGTAGGCATATGGATCAAACCGGTGCCTCCTGTTAG